From a single Thermothielavioides terrestris NRRL 8126 chromosome 3, complete sequence genomic region:
- a CDS encoding glycoside hydrolase family 31 protein (CAZy_ID 269833) translates to MAFKFILAALSATAALAQLSEPATQCRGYRATNVVQGDSYLSADLVLIANCSVFSKDVEKLKLLVEYQTDTRLHVLIEDADEQVYQIQDRVLPRPKSQNTPANKAALKFNFTQNPFTFKVIRASNGDILFDTSSSPLNFESQYVRLRTNLPQNPYLYGLGEHSDDFRLPTVGYTRTLWNADGAFLPTRSNLYGSHPVYFEHRGNSGTHGVFLLNANGMDVRIDQTDSGQQYLEYNTLGGVLDLYFLAGPEPASVSKQYAEVVGLPAAMPYWTFGFHQCKYGWPNIDHVAEVVANYSAAGIPLETVWGDIDYMDAHRDFTVDPNRFPLDKVRALVDSLHSNNQHYIQILDPGISRNGSYGPYARGEQKGAFLRVADGSDYRGMQWAGQVVWPDWFSPAAQDWWTSEIQAFYDPKTGIDVDGLWNDMNEVSNFCGDTNCFNSQSTAASLPRRPVSRYTRRASPAPKLGLPGRDLFNPKYRINNHLGAIYASTLWTNITNADGSRQYDTHNLYGSMMASASRAALLARRPNKRPFVLTRSSFAGVGRAAAHWFGDNASTWEHYRTSIRQMLAFAAMHAVPMVGSDVCGFNGVAEQYMCARWALLGAFQPFYRNHADITAPDQEFYRWPIVAAAARKAIDVRYRLLDYIYTAVWRASVDGTPAINPLWFWYPGDEATWTVQTQWGLGDSLLISPVVDENSTSVTFYLPKDVWYDFWTGEKVVSAGETKTMGTLDFTDIPVHIRGGSILALRSKSANTTAELRKQNFALTVAPGSDGTAKGFLYLDDGESLDVGNAKSEITFKWDGSVLTAEGTFGYHTDLVIESVTVLGQGEAKKALAKPLSLSKGFTFRP, encoded by the exons ATGGCTTTCAAGTTTATCCTCGCGGCGCTGTCCGCGACTGCGGCCCTCGCGCAACTCTCGGAGCCTGCCACCCAGTGCCGTGGCTACCGAGCGACCAATGTTGTCCAAGGCGACTCTTACCTGTCCGCAGACCTCGTGCTGATCGCCAACTGCAGCGTGTTCAGCAAGGATGTAGAGAAGCTGAAGCTGCTCGTCGAATATCAGACCG ACACCCGACTGCATGTTTTGATCGAGGATGCCGACGAGCAGGTGTATCAGATCCAGGATCGGGTGCTGCCGCGACCCAAGAGCCAGAACACCCCGGCCAACAAGGCGGCGCTGAAGTTCAACTTCACCCAGAATCCTTTTACCTTTAAGGTGATCCGGGCGTCAAACGGCGACATTTTGTTCGACACTTCCAGCTCGCCGCTGAATTTTGAGTCGCAGTATGTCCGGCTCCGGACCAATCTGCCGCAGAACCCGTACCTCTACGGGCTCGGCGAGCACTCGGACGACTTCCGCCTGCCGACCGTGGGCTACACGCGCACGCTCTGGAATGCCGACGGGGCCTTCCTTCCCACCCGATCCAACCTGTACGGGAGCCACCCGGTGTACTTTGAGCACCGCGGCAACTCAGGCACACACGGCGTGTTTCTGCTCAACGCCAACGGGATGGATGTCCGCATCGACCAGACGGACTCGGGACAGCAGTATCTGGAGTACAACACCCTGGGCGGCGTCCTCGACTTGTACTTCCTGGCCGGCCCCGAGCCCGCATCCGTCAGCAAGCAGTATGCCGAAGTCGTGGGTCTGCCCGCCGCGATGCCCTACTGGACGTTTGGTTTCCACCAGTGCAAGTACGGCTGGCCGAACATCGACCACGTCGCCGAAGTGGTGGCCAACtactcggccgccggcatccCGCTGGAGACCGTCTGGGGGGACATCGACTACATGGACGCTCACCGCGATTTCACCGTGGATCCCAATCGGTTTCCCCTGGATAAGGTGCGTGCACTGGTCGACTCGCTGCACAGCAACAACCAGCACTACATCCAGATTCTCGACCCGGGAATCAGCCGGAACGGTAGCTACGGCCCGTACGCCCGGGGCGAGCAGAAGGGCGCGTTCCTCCGCGTCGCCGATGGCTCGGACTACCGCGGCATGCAGTGGGCCGGCCAGGTCGTGTGGCCTGACTGGTTCTCCCCCGCCGCTCAAGACTGGTGGACGTCGGAAATCCAAGCCTTTTACGACCCGAAGACCGGcatcgacgtcgacggcctcTGGAACGACATGAACGAGGTGTCGAACTTCTGCGGCGACACAAACTGCTTCAATTCCCAATCCACCGCCGCTTCACTCCCTCGGAGGCCTGTCTCGCGGTACACCCGCCGCGCCTCCCCCGCGCCCAAGCTCGGCCTCCCGGGCCGCGACCTCTTCAACCCGAAGTACCGCATCAACAACCATCTCGGTGCCATCTACGCCAGCACGCTCTGGACCAACATCACCAACGCCGACGGCTCCCGCCAGTACGACACGCACAACCTGTACGGCTCGAtgatggcgtcggcgtctCGCGCGGCCCTGCTGGCCCGGCGGCCGAACAAACGGCCATTCGTGCTGACGCGGTCGTCGTTCGCGGGCGTggggcgcgcggcggcgcactGGTTCGGCGACAACGCGTCGACGTGGGAGCACTACCGCACGTCGATCCGGCAGATGCTGGCGTTCGCGGCGATGCACGCCGTGCCCATGGTCGGCTCCGACGTGTGCGGCTTCaacggcgtcgccgagcagTACATGTGCGCCCGCTGggccctgctcggcgcctTCCAGCCCTTCTACCGCAACCACGCCGACATCACCGCCCCCGACCAGGAGTTCTACCGCTGGCccatcgtcgccgccgccgcgcgcaagGCCATCGATGTGCGCTACCGCTTGCTGGACTACATATATACCGCCGTGTGGCGGGCCAGCGTTgacggcacgccggcgatCAACCCGCTGTGGTTCTGGTACCCCGGCGATGAGGCGACGTGGACGGTGCAGACGCAGTGGGGGCTGGGAGACTCGCTGCTGATCAGCCCGGTCGTGGACGAGAATAGCACGTCGGTGACCTTCTATCTGCCGAAGGATGTGTGGTACGACTTCTGGACTGGGGAGAAGGTGGTGAGCGCCGGAGAGACGAAGACGATGGGCACGCTCGACTTCACCGATATCCCGGTGCATATCCGGGGTGGCAGCATCTTGGCCCTGCGGTCGAAGTCGGCCAACACCACGGCAGAGCTGCGCAAACAGAACTTTGCCCTCACGGTGGCGCCGGGCTCGGATGGCACTGCCAAGGGGTTCCTGTACCTCGATGACGGCGAGAGCTTGGACGTCGGCAACGCCAAGTCCGAGATCACCTTCAAGTGGGATGGATCGGTTCTCACGGCCGAGGGCACATTCGGGTATCACACCGACCTCGTGATCGAGAGCGTGACGGTGCTCGGGCAGGGggaggcgaagaaggcccTGGCGAAACCTTTGAGCTTGAGCAAGGGATTTACATTTCGCCCTTAG